The genomic window CTGGCGCCAAGAACGATGCCAAGCTGGCCGATGCCGAAGCGCGCATCGCCGATGCCAGCAAGGCGGCGATGGCCGAAATCGAAGCGGTAGCGGCCGACGCGGCGGCGGACATCGTCGCCCGAATCTCGGGTGCGAAGGTGACATCCGCCGAGGCGAAGACTGCAGTGAAGGCGGCGCTCAATGGCTAATCTCCAGGCACCCGATGCTGGCGACGCCGCGGTCGCGCAGAACCTTTCCGAAGCCAAGCATGGCGAAGGCATGGACGTGCCGCACACCGGCACGGACGCGCTGACCACCGGCACCGAAGCGCATGGCGGCGCGCATGCTCCCGATCCCACGCTGTTCGGTTTCATGGACGCGACCGTCTGGGTATCGGTGGCGATGGCGGTGTTTATCGTGGTGCTGCTGTGGAAGAAGGTGCCGTCGCTGATCACGCGCGGGCTCGACAACCAGATCGCAGCGATCCGCACGCGTCTCGACGAAGCGAAGCAGCTTCGCGCCGAGGCCGAAGCGCTTCGCGACGAATATGCCAGGAAGATCGCCGGCGCCGAAGCCGAGGCAGCGGCGATGATCGCCCATGCCGACGAGGAGGCGAAGGGCGTGCTGGCCAAGGCCGAGGCTGATGCCAAGGACCTGACCAAGCGCC from Sphingomonas sp. includes these protein-coding regions:
- a CDS encoding F0F1 ATP synthase subunit B, whose translation is MANLQAPDAGDAAVAQNLSEAKHGEGMDVPHTGTDALTTGTEAHGGAHAPDPTLFGFMDATVWVSVAMAVFIVVLLWKKVPSLITRGLDNQIAAIRTRLDEAKQLRAEAEALRDEYARKIAGAEAEAAAMIAHADEEAKGVLAKAEADAKDLTKRRAKMAEDKIAAAERAALSEIRAKTAEAATRAAAAIIAQKHDAGADKALVDKTIAGLGRLN